In Persephonella sp., the following proteins share a genomic window:
- a CDS encoding c-type cytochrome has protein sequence MKELKILLVLVVIVGVTYWGIEPLAHSIMHKHVEEAIHKYNLPDYEFSDLGGTPPLDGDAAKGKEAFQMFCTSCHGLKADGINPPMDAKTAAMSFGVVPPDLSNVASYTDEKFLYHFIKDPAKASEFKKISMPPLGLNDEQIADIIAYLKSKAKKVEGKELIKEACGRCHSVKYQKIYAETPPDALKKYLGKVPPDLSIIMKAKGEHYLVAFINKPQALLPGTAMPRVGLTKEATEDLMKYLDEISDPHKEQRQKVGIIVLVYMLVMVGLTYAWKKKIWKNIH, from the coding sequence ATGAAAGAACTTAAAATACTTTTGGTTTTGGTGGTTATAGTGGGAGTTACCTACTGGGGGATAGAGCCTCTTGCCCACAGTATTATGCACAAACATGTTGAGGAAGCCATTCACAAATACAATTTACCTGATTATGAGTTTTCTGATTTAGGCGGAACTCCTCCCCTTGACGGAGATGCTGCAAAAGGGAAAGAGGCTTTCCAGATGTTCTGTACCTCATGTCACGGTCTTAAAGCTGATGGTATAAATCCACCGATGGATGCAAAAACAGCTGCCATGTCTTTTGGCGTTGTTCCTCCAGACCTTTCAAATGTAGCTTCTTACACAGATGAGAAATTCCTTTACCATTTTATTAAAGACCCTGCCAAAGCTTCAGAGTTCAAAAAGATCTCAATGCCTCCTTTAGGTCTTAATGATGAACAGATAGCTGACATAATCGCTTACCTGAAATCTAAAGCTAAGAAAGTGGAAGGAAAAGAGCTTATCAAAGAAGCATGTGGAAGATGTCACAGCGTAAAATACCAGAAAATATATGCAGAAACACCACCAGATGCATTGAAAAAATATCTCGGTAAAGTTCCACCAGACTTATCAATAATTATGAAAGCTAAAGGTGAACATTATCTGGTGGCATTTATCAACAAACCTCAGGCTCTCCTTCCTGGAACAGCCATGCCAAGAGTTGGATTAACTAAGGAAGCTACAGAAGATCTTATGAAATACCTTGACGAGATTTCAGACCCACATAAAGAACAGAGACAAAAAGTTGGTATTATAGTTCTTGTTTACATGCTTGTAATGGTAGGTCTTACATACGCCTGGAAAAAGAAAATCTGGAAAAATATCCATTAA
- a CDS encoding cytochrome bc complex cytochrome b subunit — MEKKGGFIGWLDKRLAVTTLWKVMMSEYYLPKNINFLWSFGVLTMLVFVILVVTGIFVLMYYKPDSHMAFDSVNKTIMMDVAYGWVFRHVHAVGASVMFLVLFIHMGRGIYYGSYKAPREVVWVTGFILFVLMAATAFTGYLLPWGQMSYWAAQTITTLFAKIPFIGPDLVIWIRGNYIVEDATLTRFFALHVTLLPALILVFTAIHLYAVRIVGSNNEDGIPMTKEEKKEKGIPFWPVFMSKEYFVMSVFLLFFFFLVFFNYKFAMDPINFQPANYLQTPPHIYPEWYFLAFYEVLRGFFFSQNLGLIAFVLSMFLPLFLPWLDKSPYPYVSGKHRPMFKVIWWIFVADFIALTILGKLPPTGLFAWLGFVTSIIYFIFFVALPIISYIEKKKVASGGGQ, encoded by the coding sequence ATGGAGAAAAAAGGTGGATTTATAGGGTGGCTGGATAAAAGACTTGCTGTAACCACCCTGTGGAAAGTCATGATGTCTGAATATTATCTGCCTAAAAACATCAACTTTTTGTGGAGTTTCGGTGTTCTCACAATGCTTGTTTTTGTGATACTTGTCGTAACAGGTATCTTTGTACTTATGTATTACAAACCAGACTCCCATATGGCTTTTGACAGCGTTAACAAAACAATTATGATGGACGTTGCTTATGGCTGGGTATTCAGGCATGTGCATGCAGTTGGAGCATCTGTAATGTTCCTTGTTTTATTTATTCATATGGGTAGAGGTATATACTACGGTTCATATAAAGCTCCAAGAGAAGTAGTATGGGTAACAGGATTTATACTTTTTGTTCTTATGGCAGCAACAGCATTTACAGGTTATCTCCTCCCTTGGGGTCAGATGTCTTACTGGGCTGCCCAGACAATAACAACTCTGTTTGCAAAAATACCTTTTATAGGTCCTGACCTTGTTATATGGATAAGAGGTAACTACATAGTTGAAGATGCAACATTGACAAGGTTCTTTGCACTTCACGTTACTTTACTTCCTGCACTCATACTTGTTTTTACAGCCATTCACCTTTACGCCGTAAGAATAGTAGGATCAAACAATGAAGACGGTATCCCAATGACCAAAGAGGAGAAAAAGGAAAAAGGTATTCCTTTCTGGCCTGTATTTATGTCCAAAGAATACTTTGTAATGTCAGTATTTTTACTGTTCTTCTTCTTCTTGGTATTCTTTAACTACAAATTTGCTATGGATCCGATTAACTTCCAGCCTGCAAATTACCTCCAGACTCCTCCACATATATATCCTGAGTGGTATTTCCTTGCATTTTATGAAGTATTAAGGGGATTTTTCTTCAGCCAGAACCTTGGTCTTATCGCTTTTGTTTTATCCATGTTCCTGCCATTATTCCTTCCATGGCTTGATAAATCACCATACCCATATGTAAGCGGTAAACACAGACCTATGTTTAAGGTGATATGGTGGATATTTGTAGCTGATTTCATAGCTTTAACAATTCTTGGTAAACTTCCACCTACAGGTCTTTTTGCATGGCTTGGATTTGTCACATCAATTATCTACTTTATATTCTTTGTGGCACTTCCAATAATCTCTTACATTGAGAAAAAGAAGGTAGCCAGTGGAGGTGGACAATAA
- a CDS encoding Rieske 2Fe-2S domain-containing protein — MAEEKVSRRDFLLYAMGGWAAVGLGGVLYAMYKTWEPLPEVKAAGTVRFDLSKVKPGELKVIQWRGKPVFVLHKTPDMKKCDNRTVAGEYTVVVGICTHLGCIPNWEPDRKIFKCPCHGGEFDPCGVNVFGPPPRPLEIPPFKIEGKTIVLGETGPEYEKMMKG; from the coding sequence ATGGCTGAAGAAAAAGTGAGCAGACGTGATTTCCTCCTGTACGCGATGGGAGGATGGGCTGCTGTCGGGTTAGGTGGAGTGCTGTATGCCATGTACAAAACATGGGAACCACTACCAGAGGTAAAAGCTGCAGGAACGGTCAGATTTGATCTGTCAAAGGTAAAGCCTGGAGAGCTTAAGGTGATCCAGTGGAGGGGTAAGCCTGTATTTGTTCTTCACAAGACTCCCGATATGAAAAAGTGCGACAACAGAACAGTAGCAGGGGAATACACCGTTGTTGTAGGTATCTGTACGCATCTGGGCTGTATTCCAAACTGGGAACCTGATAGAAAGATTTTCAAATGTCCCTGCCACGGTGGTGAGTTTGATCCCTGTGGAGTTAATGTTTTTGGTCCACCTCCAAGACCTCTTGAGATTCCACCGTTTAAAATTGAGGGGAAAACTATTGTTTTAGGCGAAACAGGTCCTGAATATGAAAAAATGATGAAAGGTTAG